In a single window of the Rhodoferax saidenbachensis genome:
- a CDS encoding DUF47 domain-containing protein → MLFGKLLPREGNFFEMFNQHADRIVEAAHAFSKLVANYNDLDLRAKYNQEVDDAERAADRVTHDCNKAIHITFITPIDREQIHSLINTMDDVADLIQDSAETMALYDVRHMTEEISRLTDLSVKCCERLRDAVKLLGNIADPSTAEAALKTCEEIDKLESDADRVMRTAMSKLFREEPDVREVIKLKAIYELLETITDKCEDVANVIEGIILENS, encoded by the coding sequence ATGCTGTTTGGAAAGCTGCTGCCCCGAGAAGGCAATTTTTTTGAGATGTTCAACCAGCATGCCGACCGCATCGTCGAGGCTGCACACGCCTTCTCCAAGCTGGTGGCCAACTACAACGACCTGGACCTGCGCGCCAAGTACAACCAGGAAGTAGACGACGCTGAACGCGCCGCTGACCGCGTGACCCATGATTGCAACAAGGCGATCCACATCACCTTCATCACGCCGATTGACCGGGAGCAAATCCACTCACTGATCAACACCATGGATGACGTGGCCGACTTGATCCAGGATTCGGCAGAGACCATGGCGCTGTACGACGTGCGCCACATGACCGAAGAAATTTCGCGCCTGACCGACCTGAGTGTCAAATGCTGTGAGCGTCTGCGCGACGCGGTCAAACTGCTGGGGAACATCGCTGACCCATCCACCGCAGAAGCAGCGCTCAAGACTTGCGAAGAAATTGACAAGCTGGAGTCTGATGCCGATCGCGTGATGCGTACGGCCATGAGCAAGCTGTTCCGTGAGGAGCCGGACGTCCGCGAAGTCATCAAGCTCAAGGCGATTTACGAGTTGCTTGAAACCATTACGGACAAATGCGAAGACGTGGCCAATGTGATCGAGGGCATCATCCTCGAGAACTCCTGA
- a CDS encoding DMT family protein — protein MHFLNSIPLSLQTVLLLIASNIFMTFAWYGHLKNLATAPWYTAAMVSWGIALFEYLLQVPANRIGFQQAGITVAQLKIMQEVITLGVFVPFAMFYMDQPLKLDYLWAGLCLVGAVYFIFRSA, from the coding sequence ATGCACTTCTTGAACTCCATCCCGCTTTCGCTGCAGACCGTGTTGCTGTTGATTGCCAGCAATATTTTTATGACGTTTGCCTGGTACGGACACCTGAAAAACCTGGCGACCGCGCCCTGGTACACCGCTGCGATGGTGAGCTGGGGCATTGCCCTGTTTGAGTACCTGCTGCAGGTGCCTGCCAACCGCATTGGTTTTCAGCAGGCTGGTATTACGGTGGCCCAACTCAAGATCATGCAGGAGGTGATTACGCTGGGCGTGTTTGTGCCGTTTGCCATGTTCTACATGGACCAGCCCCTCAAACTCGATTACCTGTGGGCCGGGCTGTGTCTGGTGGGGGCGGTTTACTTTATTTTCAGAAGTGCCTGA
- the rplS gene encoding 50S ribosomal protein L19, protein MNLIQILEQEEIARLGKTIPAFAPGDTVVVSVNVVEGTRKRVQAYEGVVIAKRNRGLNSGFIVRKISSGEGVERTFQTYSPLIAGIEVKRRGDVRRAKLYYLRDRSGKSARIKEKLPAKKTAA, encoded by the coding sequence ATGAACCTGATCCAAATTCTCGAGCAAGAAGAAATTGCTCGCCTCGGCAAGACCATCCCCGCATTCGCTCCTGGCGACACTGTGGTGGTTAGCGTGAACGTCGTGGAAGGCACCCGCAAGCGCGTGCAGGCTTACGAAGGTGTTGTGATTGCCAAGCGCAATCGCGGCCTGAACAGCGGCTTCATCGTGCGCAAGATCTCCAGCGGCGAAGGCGTGGAACGTACATTCCAAACCTACAGTCCCTTGATCGCCGGTATCGAAGTCAAGCGCCGTGGTGACGTGCGCCGTGCCAAGCTGTACTACCTGCGTGACCGCAGCGGCAAGTCGGCACGTATCAAGGAAAAACTGCCAGCGAAGAAGACTGCCGCTTAA
- the rpsP gene encoding 30S ribosomal protein S16: MVVIRLARGGAKARPFFNIVVADKRTRRDGRFIERIGFYNPIATANEESIRIAQDRLTYWKGVGAQASPTVERLINQHAKKAA, translated from the coding sequence ATGGTCGTCATTCGACTCGCCCGTGGCGGTGCAAAAGCTCGCCCGTTTTTCAACATTGTTGTGGCTGACAAGCGTACCCGTCGTGACGGCCGCTTCATCGAGCGTATCGGGTTTTACAACCCCATCGCGACTGCCAACGAAGAAAGCATCCGTATCGCTCAGGATCGTCTGACGTACTGGAAGGGCGTTGGCGCCCAGGCATCTCCCACCGTGGAACGCCTGATCAATCAGCACGCCAAGAAGGCTGCCTGA
- a CDS encoding HpcH/HpaI aldolase/citrate lyase family protein yields the protein MAHPRNVLLGAQGAAGLLPVCDHYSGVEARMVKSLQLQAEMMEEFGACVFDVTLDCEDGAPVGGEVDHANMVVALANTAQAAPDLIANVVPRRVGARLHAVDHPAFASDVQIVLGGAAKALSYIMVPKVESIADVERAVAAIDAAAWGVRSTPVPLHVLIESPAAVQQAFEIAAHPRVESISFGLMDFVSSHGGAIPASAMGVRAAGDMDSFDQFHHPLVLRAKTDISSACHAYGKVPSHCVVTEFKDTAILQRAARMASQALGYTRMWSIHPDQIRPILEAFSPSTEEVEQASDIVLQAQKQEWAPIAVRGKLHDRASYRYFWQVLERAHQTGRNMPNAVQAYFSAPVH from the coding sequence GTGGCCCATCCGCGCAACGTACTCTTAGGCGCCCAGGGCGCAGCAGGTTTGTTACCTGTGTGCGACCACTACAGCGGCGTGGAGGCGCGGATGGTCAAAAGCCTGCAACTGCAGGCCGAGATGATGGAGGAATTTGGGGCCTGCGTCTTTGACGTGACCCTGGACTGCGAGGACGGCGCCCCGGTGGGCGGCGAAGTTGATCATGCAAATATGGTCGTGGCCCTCGCCAATACTGCGCAAGCAGCTCCTGATTTGATAGCAAATGTGGTGCCGCGCCGTGTCGGCGCTCGGCTACATGCCGTGGACCACCCGGCATTTGCCTCGGATGTACAGATCGTGCTGGGCGGTGCCGCCAAGGCCCTGAGCTACATCATGGTGCCCAAGGTCGAATCCATCGCCGATGTGGAGCGCGCCGTTGCCGCCATTGATGCGGCCGCCTGGGGCGTGCGGTCCACGCCTGTGCCTTTGCATGTACTGATTGAGTCTCCCGCTGCCGTGCAACAGGCATTTGAGATTGCGGCGCATCCTCGGGTGGAGTCTATCAGTTTTGGGCTGATGGATTTTGTGTCGTCCCACGGCGGGGCCATTCCGGCGTCGGCCATGGGCGTGCGTGCTGCGGGTGATATGGATTCTTTCGACCAGTTTCACCACCCGTTGGTGCTGCGCGCCAAGACAGATATCTCCAGTGCCTGCCATGCATATGGCAAGGTGCCTTCGCATTGTGTGGTGACGGAATTCAAGGACACGGCCATCTTGCAGCGCGCTGCCCGCATGGCGTCGCAGGCGCTGGGCTACACCCGCATGTGGAGCATCCACCCCGACCAGATACGCCCGATATTGGAAGCATTTTCGCCGTCGACCGAAGAGGTGGAGCAGGCCAGCGACATCGTGCTGCAGGCGCAAAAGCAGGAATGGGCGCCTATCGCGGTGCGCGGCAAGCTGCATGACCGTGCGAGTTACCGCTACTTCTGGCAGGTGCTGGAGCGGGCGCACCAGACCGGCCGCAATATGCCGAACGCAGTGCAAGCGTATTTTTCAGCCCCTGTGCATTAA
- a CDS encoding CobD/CbiB family protein, with product MSFISILFALLLEQAKPLAQVNPVHNSVRDWVRWVMRNFDAGKSHHGWLAWNFAVILPTVLVCAVHWLLVWSLGWAVAVVWNIVILYATLGFRQFSHHFTDIRDALAAGDEDQARRLLAQWMRIDASDLPRSEIVRHVIEHSVLSAHRHVFGVFAWYSLLAALGLGPAGAVLYRISEYVFRHASRPGSPTRPPVSAAVQANASKAWNAIDWLPARVTALGFAFVGSFEEAVDSWRQYEAQGPATNDGVVLAATAGAVNVKLGGQNSQGDGQVPQPVHLRAVVGLVWRTVVMWMVFLALLSLARLLG from the coding sequence ATGAGTTTCATCTCCATATTATTTGCGTTGCTGCTGGAGCAGGCCAAACCACTGGCCCAAGTGAATCCGGTGCACAACAGTGTGCGTGACTGGGTGCGTTGGGTGATGCGCAACTTTGATGCGGGCAAATCCCACCATGGCTGGCTGGCCTGGAACTTTGCCGTGATATTGCCTACCGTTCTGGTGTGTGCCGTGCACTGGTTGCTGGTGTGGTCACTGGGCTGGGCGGTGGCGGTGGTCTGGAATATCGTCATCCTGTATGCCACGCTGGGTTTTCGCCAATTCAGCCACCACTTCACTGACATCCGTGATGCGCTGGCTGCGGGTGACGAAGACCAGGCGCGCCGCCTGCTAGCCCAGTGGATGCGCATCGATGCGAGCGACTTGCCGCGCAGCGAAATCGTGCGGCACGTCATTGAACATTCCGTGTTGTCGGCGCACCGCCATGTGTTTGGCGTGTTTGCCTGGTACTCCTTGCTGGCTGCCTTGGGACTGGGGCCTGCGGGCGCGGTGCTTTACCGCATCAGTGAATATGTATTCCGGCACGCCAGTCGGCCCGGATCGCCGACCCGGCCGCCAGTCAGTGCTGCTGTGCAAGCCAATGCCAGCAAAGCCTGGAACGCTATCGACTGGCTGCCGGCGCGGGTCACCGCACTGGGTTTTGCGTTTGTGGGCAGTTTTGAAGAAGCAGTAGACAGCTGGCGCCAGTACGAAGCCCAAGGCCCAGCAACCAATGATGGCGTGGTGCTGGCTGCCACGGCCGGCGCGGTTAACGTCAAGCTGGGCGGACAAAACAGCCAGGGCGACGGTCAGGTGCCGCAACCGGTGCACCTGCGCGCGGTGGTGGGCCTGGTGTGGCGCACTGTCGTGATGTGGATGGTGTTTCTGGCGCTGCTATCGCTAGCGCGTCTCCTGGGCTAG
- the rimM gene encoding ribosome maturation factor RimM (Essential for efficient processing of 16S rRNA): MLPGLEADEMPADAIEVGRIADAWGVKGWFKVLSHSATSEALFSSKQWFLLPTERGLKTFEGTARLAIKEAKEHSDTVVATAHGVLDRTAAEALRGARIFVSRSSFPAAKTDEYYWVDLIGLDVINREDEPMGTVKELLSTGPQTVLVLEYQQDGKATERMIPFVSQYVDDVDLKAKRIRVDWQSDY, encoded by the coding sequence ATGCTACCCGGGCTTGAAGCTGACGAAATGCCGGCGGATGCCATCGAGGTGGGTCGCATTGCCGACGCGTGGGGCGTCAAGGGCTGGTTCAAAGTCCTGTCCCATAGCGCCACTTCAGAGGCGCTTTTTTCATCCAAGCAATGGTTCCTGTTGCCGACAGAACGTGGCCTCAAGACTTTTGAGGGTACAGCCCGTTTGGCCATCAAGGAAGCCAAGGAACATTCCGACACGGTGGTCGCCACCGCGCACGGTGTGCTTGATCGCACCGCCGCTGAGGCTTTGCGGGGCGCCCGCATCTTTGTCTCCCGGTCCAGTTTTCCGGCTGCCAAGACCGACGAATACTACTGGGTCGATTTGATTGGGCTGGACGTCATCAACCGCGAAGACGAGCCCATGGGCACGGTGAAAGAACTGCTGTCTACCGGCCCGCAAACCGTGCTGGTGCTGGAGTACCAGCAGGACGGCAAGGCAACGGAGCGCATGATTCCCTTCGTATCCCAGTACGTTGACGACGTGGACCTGAAAGCCAAGCGCATTCGCGTGGACTGGCAATCTGATTACTAG
- the acnB gene encoding bifunctional aconitate hydratase 2/2-methylisocitrate dehydratase, whose amino-acid sequence MLQAYRDHVAERAALGIPPLPLSAKQTGELIELLKAPPKGEEATLVELITHRVPAGVDDAAKVKASYLAAVAHGTEECTLISRARATELLGTMLGGYNISPLVDLLDDAAVASQAAEALKKTLLMFDQFHDVKEKADKGNAFAKAVLQSWADAEWFTSRPEVPQSITVSILKVTGETNTDDLSPAPDAWSRPDIPLHALAMLKNKRDGITPEEDGKRGPIKFIEDLRARGNLVAYVGDVVGTGSSRKSATNSVLWFTGEDIPYVPNKRFGGVCLGTKIAPIFYNTMEDAGALPIELDVSQMNMGDVVELLPYAGKALKDGKVIAEFTVKSDVLFDEVRAGGRIPLIIGRGLTAKAREALGLAPSTLFRLPTNPEDTKKGFSLAQKMVGRACGLPVVDGEQQGVRPGTYCEPKMTSVGSQDTTGPMTRDELKDLACLGFSADLVMQSFCHTAAYPKPVDVKMHHELPDFISTRGGISLRPGDGVIHSWLNRLLLPDTVGTGGDSHTRFPIGISFPAGSGLVAFAAATGVMPLDMPESVLVRFKGKMQNGVTLRDLVNAIPLYAIKAGLLTVEKKGKKNIFSGRILEIEGLPDLKVEQAFELSDASAERSAAGCTVHLNKEPIIEYINSNITMMKWMIANGYADARTLARRIAAQEAWLKDPQLLKGDDDADYAAVIEIDLADIHEPIVACPNDPDDVKTLADVAGAKIDEVFIGSCMTNIGHFRAASKLLENKRDIPVKLWVAPPTKMDAKQLSDEGHYGVLGSAGARMEMPGCSLCMGNQAQVKEGATVFSTSTRNFPNRLGKNSNVYLGSAELAAICSKLGRIPTKEEYLADMGVLTAASDKVYQYLNFDKIDDYTESAATVKDGVAA is encoded by the coding sequence ATGTTGCAAGCCTACCGAGACCATGTGGCCGAACGCGCCGCTTTGGGCATCCCCCCACTGCCCCTGTCTGCCAAGCAGACCGGTGAGCTGATTGAACTCCTGAAGGCGCCCCCCAAAGGTGAAGAAGCGACGTTGGTTGAACTGATCACGCACCGCGTTCCCGCCGGTGTGGATGATGCTGCCAAGGTCAAGGCCAGCTACCTGGCCGCCGTGGCGCATGGCACCGAAGAATGCACACTGATCTCCCGTGCGCGCGCTACCGAACTGCTGGGCACCATGCTGGGCGGCTACAACATCAGCCCGTTGGTGGACTTGCTGGATGACGCGGCGGTTGCTTCGCAAGCCGCTGAAGCCTTGAAGAAAACCCTGCTGATGTTTGACCAGTTCCATGACGTCAAGGAAAAGGCCGACAAGGGCAATGCATTCGCCAAGGCCGTGCTGCAAAGCTGGGCCGACGCCGAATGGTTCACCAGCCGCCCCGAAGTCCCGCAAAGCATCACCGTGTCCATCCTGAAGGTGACCGGCGAAACCAATACCGACGACCTGTCCCCCGCGCCCGACGCCTGGAGCCGCCCCGACATCCCGCTGCACGCTTTGGCGATGCTGAAGAACAAGCGCGACGGCATCACACCCGAAGAAGACGGCAAGCGCGGTCCGATCAAGTTCATCGAAGACCTGCGTGCGCGCGGCAACCTGGTGGCTTATGTCGGTGACGTGGTCGGTACGGGTTCGTCCCGCAAGTCCGCGACCAACTCCGTGTTGTGGTTCACCGGCGAAGACATTCCCTACGTGCCGAACAAGCGCTTTGGTGGCGTCTGCCTGGGCACCAAGATTGCGCCCATCTTCTACAACACGATGGAAGACGCAGGCGCGCTGCCGATCGAGCTGGACGTGAGCCAGATGAACATGGGCGATGTGGTCGAGTTGCTGCCTTACGCGGGCAAGGCGCTGAAGGATGGCAAGGTGATTGCCGAGTTCACGGTCAAGAGCGATGTGCTGTTTGATGAAGTGCGTGCCGGTGGCCGTATTCCTTTGATCATTGGTCGTGGCCTGACCGCCAAGGCGCGCGAAGCCCTGGGCTTGGCACCTTCGACTTTGTTCCGTTTGCCAACCAACCCTGAAGACACCAAGAAGGGCTTCAGCCTGGCGCAAAAGATGGTGGGGCGTGCTTGCGGTCTGCCGGTGGTCGATGGCGAACAGCAGGGCGTGCGCCCTGGCACCTATTGCGAACCCAAGATGACATCCGTAGGCTCGCAAGACACGACCGGTCCGATGACTCGCGACGAACTGAAAGACTTGGCCTGCCTGGGCTTCAGCGCAGATCTGGTGATGCAATCGTTCTGCCACACCGCCGCTTATCCCAAGCCCGTGGACGTGAAGATGCACCACGAGTTGCCGGACTTCATCAGCACCCGCGGCGGCATTTCGCTGCGCCCAGGTGACGGTGTGATCCACTCCTGGCTGAACCGCCTGCTGCTGCCCGACACCGTCGGAACCGGTGGCGATAGCCATACGCGTTTCCCTATCGGTATCAGCTTCCCCGCAGGCTCCGGCTTGGTGGCGTTTGCTGCCGCCACCGGCGTGATGCCGCTGGACATGCCTGAATCCGTGTTGGTGCGTTTCAAAGGCAAGATGCAAAACGGCGTGACCCTGCGTGACCTGGTCAACGCGATCCCGCTGTACGCGATCAAGGCGGGTCTGTTGACTGTCGAGAAGAAGGGCAAGAAGAACATCTTCTCAGGCCGCATTCTCGAAATCGAGGGTCTGCCAGACCTGAAAGTCGAGCAGGCGTTTGAGCTGTCTGATGCGTCCGCTGAGCGTTCTGCTGCTGGCTGCACGGTGCACCTGAACAAAGAGCCCATCATTGAGTACATCAACAGCAACATCACCATGATGAAGTGGATGATTGCCAATGGCTACGCCGATGCCCGCACGCTCGCCCGCCGCATTGCTGCGCAAGAAGCCTGGCTGAAGGACCCGCAATTGCTGAAGGGCGATGACGATGCCGATTACGCTGCGGTGATCGAAATCGATCTGGCCGACATCCACGAACCTATCGTGGCCTGCCCGAACGATCCGGACGATGTGAAAACATTGGCCGACGTCGCTGGTGCCAAGATCGACGAAGTGTTCATCGGCTCCTGCATGACCAACATCGGCCACTTCCGTGCGGCTTCCAAGCTGCTGGAAAACAAGCGCGATATCCCGGTCAAGCTGTGGGTCGCCCCACCGACCAAGATGGACGCCAAACAACTCAGCGACGAGGGCCACTACGGTGTGCTGGGCAGCGCTGGTGCGCGCATGGAAATGCCGGGCTGTAGTTTGTGCATGGGCAACCAGGCCCAGGTCAAGGAGGGCGCGACGGTGTTCTCCACTTCCACCCGCAACTTCCCCAACCGCTTGGGCAAGAACAGCAATGTGTATCTGGGTTCCGCCGAACTAGCCGCGATCTGCTCCAAGCTGGGCCGCATTCCGACCAAGGAAGAGTACCTGGCCGACATGGGCGTGTTGACCGCTGCCAGCGACAAGGTGTACCAGTACTTGAACTTTGACAAGATTGATGACTACACCGAGTCTGCGGCAACTGTGAAGGATGGTGTGGCCGCATAA
- a CDS encoding inorganic phosphate transporter: protein MEPVQTALWVVVLLVALALLFDFMNGFHDAANSIATVVSTGVLKPGQAILFAAFFNFVAIFIFHLSVAATVGKGIVQPGVVDTHVVFGALVGAITWNVITWYYGIPSSSSHALIGGIVGAVIAKTGAGALVASGILKTVAFIFISPVLGFVLGSMMMVAVAWIFRRTRPSRVDRWFRRLQLISAGAYSLGHGGNDAQKTIGIIWMMLIATGYVGAGEASPPTWTIVCCYAAIGMGTMFGGWRIVKTMGQKITKLKPVGGFCAETGGAITLFLATAMGVPVSTTHTITGAIVGVGSTQRASAVRWGVAGNIVWAWVLTIPASAFVAAVAYWVSIQIF, encoded by the coding sequence ATGGAACCCGTTCAAACGGCCCTATGGGTAGTGGTATTGCTGGTTGCGTTGGCGTTGCTGTTCGATTTCATGAATGGTTTTCATGATGCAGCCAATTCCATCGCCACGGTGGTGTCTACCGGTGTTTTGAAGCCCGGGCAGGCTATTCTTTTCGCCGCCTTCTTCAATTTTGTCGCCATCTTTATCTTTCACCTGAGTGTGGCTGCCACCGTGGGCAAGGGCATCGTGCAACCCGGTGTGGTGGACACCCACGTGGTGTTTGGCGCTCTGGTCGGTGCCATCACTTGGAACGTGATTACCTGGTATTACGGCATCCCCAGCAGCTCTTCGCATGCGCTGATTGGCGGCATTGTGGGTGCGGTGATTGCCAAGACTGGTGCCGGCGCGCTGGTCGCCTCGGGCATTCTCAAGACTGTGGCCTTTATTTTCATTTCCCCAGTGCTGGGCTTTGTGCTGGGGTCCATGATGATGGTTGCCGTGGCCTGGATATTCCGGCGTACACGGCCTTCCCGTGTTGACCGATGGTTCCGTCGCTTGCAGTTGATCTCTGCGGGGGCTTACAGCCTGGGGCATGGTGGCAACGATGCCCAGAAGACCATTGGCATTATCTGGATGATGCTGATCGCTACGGGCTATGTCGGTGCTGGAGAGGCTTCTCCGCCCACTTGGACGATTGTGTGCTGTTACGCAGCCATTGGCATGGGCACCATGTTTGGCGGTTGGCGCATCGTGAAAACCATGGGCCAGAAAATTACCAAGCTCAAACCGGTGGGCGGCTTCTGTGCTGAGACCGGAGGCGCAATCACGCTGTTCCTAGCCACGGCCATGGGTGTACCTGTTTCCACCACACACACGATCACGGGTGCCATCGTAGGCGTGGGCTCCACCCAACGCGCCAGCGCAGTGCGCTGGGGCGTTGCAGGCAACATTGTCTGGGCCTGGGTGCTGACCATTCCAGCCAGCGCGTTTGTCGCCGCGGTTGCCTACTGGGTCAGTATTCAGATTTTCTGA
- the trmD gene encoding tRNA (guanosine(37)-N1)-methyltransferase TrmD, whose amino-acid sequence MRFDVVTLFPELFAPFLTVGITRRAYESGQVDVRFSNPRDHAIGNYRRIDDRPFGGGPGMVMMAEPLEKALASIQAQRQDKAPVVLFSPIGQRLDHAAVQQWSASDGAILVCGRYEGIDQRFIDAHVDVQISLGDFVLSGGEVAAMALLDAVARLQPGVLTDQDSHHQDSFNPALDGLLDCPHYTRPDDWEGRKVPEVLTSGNHEHIERWRRDQRLALTAAHRPDLVEAARKAGRLGAKDEAFLTGKR is encoded by the coding sequence ATGCGCTTTGATGTGGTGACCTTGTTTCCTGAATTGTTTGCACCGTTTCTCACGGTGGGGATTACCCGTCGGGCTTACGAGTCAGGCCAGGTGGATGTCCGCTTCTCCAACCCCCGAGACCACGCAATCGGCAATTACCGGCGTATCGACGACCGTCCTTTTGGCGGCGGCCCGGGCATGGTCATGATGGCCGAGCCGCTGGAAAAAGCGCTCGCCAGCATTCAGGCCCAACGGCAAGACAAGGCGCCTGTCGTCCTGTTTTCCCCCATTGGCCAGCGTCTGGACCATGCTGCCGTGCAACAGTGGTCCGCCAGCGACGGTGCCATTCTGGTGTGTGGCCGTTACGAAGGCATTGACCAGCGCTTTATTGACGCCCACGTAGATGTGCAGATCAGCCTGGGGGATTTTGTGCTTTCGGGTGGTGAGGTCGCCGCCATGGCCCTGCTGGACGCGGTAGCCCGGTTGCAGCCCGGGGTGTTGACTGATCAGGATAGCCACCACCAGGACAGTTTCAACCCGGCGCTTGATGGCTTGCTGGACTGTCCGCATTACACCCGCCCGGACGATTGGGAAGGGCGCAAAGTACCGGAAGTACTCACTTCGGGAAACCACGAGCATATTGAGCGCTGGCGGCGTGACCAGCGTCTGGCTCTGACGGCGGCCCATCGCCCGGATTTGGTGGAGGCAGCGCGCAAAGCCGGACGGCTTGGCGCCAAGGATGAGGCATTTTTGACAGGGAAACGCTAG
- a CDS encoding GNAT family N-acetyltransferase, which yields MIKIRPSLDADVSAITAIYAHHVLHGTGTFEIAPPTEQDMATRRSDVLSKDLPYLVVEEDGKVLGFAYCNWFKPRPAYRFSAEDSIYLAPDAHGKGLGKLLLIELMTQAERAGVRKLIAVIGDSANLGSVGVHRSCGFQHVGVLGACGWKFERWLDVVLMERAIGLGSTTAPVSTPA from the coding sequence ATGATCAAAATACGCCCCAGTCTGGACGCTGATGTCAGCGCAATCACCGCTATTTACGCCCACCACGTGCTGCATGGCACAGGCACTTTTGAAATTGCGCCCCCCACCGAACAGGACATGGCGACACGCCGCTCTGACGTGCTCTCGAAAGACCTGCCTTACCTGGTCGTGGAAGAGGACGGCAAAGTGCTGGGCTTTGCCTACTGCAACTGGTTCAAGCCGCGTCCGGCCTACCGTTTCTCGGCGGAAGATTCTATTTACCTGGCACCTGATGCACACGGCAAGGGTTTGGGGAAACTGTTGCTGATAGAACTGATGACCCAGGCCGAGCGCGCGGGAGTGCGCAAACTCATTGCCGTGATCGGCGACTCTGCGAACCTGGGCTCCGTCGGCGTCCATCGCTCTTGTGGTTTCCAGCACGTCGGTGTTTTGGGCGCCTGTGGCTGGAAGTTTGAGCGTTGGCTGGATGTGGTGCTGATGGAGCGGGCCATTGGCCTGGGCAGCACTACTGCGCCGGTGAGTACACCCGCATGA
- a CDS encoding CoA pyrophosphatase yields the protein MSVPPLFDPRLVPVTGVDSHLPKVQAPALQADALARRFAHPPLWAPEVISEPRFASRTAVHASVLVPLVMRDQLMVLLTQRTAHLSSHSGQVAFPGGKADPEDRDEVATALREAQEEIGLEPQFVDVMGSLPIYTTGSAYIVTPVVALVHPGFTLTPNPHEVADVFEVPLGFLMDPANHRRHTVDWMGAPREWFSMPYTDGAHERFIWGATAGMLRNFYRFLLG from the coding sequence ATGAGCGTTCCTCCCTTGTTTGATCCGCGTCTGGTTCCTGTCACCGGTGTGGACAGCCATTTGCCCAAGGTGCAGGCTCCGGCATTGCAGGCCGACGCGCTGGCACGCCGGTTTGCCCATCCGCCGCTGTGGGCTCCAGAAGTGATATCCGAGCCCCGCTTTGCCAGTCGTACGGCTGTGCATGCCTCCGTGCTGGTGCCCTTGGTCATGCGCGACCAGTTGATGGTGCTGTTGACCCAAAGAACGGCACATCTGTCCAGTCATTCGGGGCAGGTGGCCTTTCCTGGCGGCAAGGCCGACCCCGAAGACCGCGACGAAGTCGCCACAGCCCTGCGCGAAGCACAGGAAGAAATTGGCTTGGAGCCGCAGTTTGTCGACGTGATGGGCAGCCTGCCGATTTACACCACGGGGAGCGCCTACATCGTGACGCCGGTAGTGGCCTTGGTGCATCCCGGTTTCACGCTCACACCCAACCCACACGAAGTGGCCGATGTGTTTGAAGTGCCGCTGGGCTTTCTGATGGACCCGGCCAACCACCGCCGCCATACGGTGGACTGGATGGGTGCGCCACGGGAGTGGTTCTCCATGCCTTACACCGATGGGGCGCATGAGCGCTTCATTTGGGGCGCGACGGCGGGCATGTTGCGCAACTTCTACCGGTTTTTGCTCGGTTGA